One stretch of Kogia breviceps isolate mKogBre1 chromosome 18, mKogBre1 haplotype 1, whole genome shotgun sequence DNA includes these proteins:
- the HAMP gene encoding hepcidin, whose amino-acid sequence MALNTQIRATCLLLLLLVSLTSGFVLPPQTRQLADLQTQDTAGAAAGLMPVLQRPRRDAHFPICMFCCSCCHKGMCGLCCKT is encoded by the exons ATGGCGCTGAACACGCAGATCCGGGCCAcctgcctcctgcttctcctcctggTCAGCCTGACCAGTGGCTTCGTTCTCCCACCCCAG ACAAGACAGCTCGCAGACCTCCAGACCCAGGACACAGCAGGAGCCGCAGCTGGCTTGATG CCCGTGCTCCAGAGGCCGAGACGAGACGCCCACTTCCCCATCTGCATGTTCTGCTGCAGCTGCTGTCATAAAGGAATGTGTGGGTTATGCTGCAAAACATAG